The sequence agatgggatggtgtattgctgcagaatgctgtggtatccatgctggttaagtgtcccttgaattctaaataaatcacagacagtgtcaccagcaaagcatccccacaccatcacacctcttcctccatgcttcacggtgggaaccacacatgcggagagccgcatcagttcacctactctgcatctcacaaagacacgccggTTGGAAGCAAatatcgcaaatttggactcaacagaccaaacgacagatttacaccggtctaatgtccattactcgtgtttcttggaccaagcaagtctcttcttattattgatgaCCTTTAGTAGTAATTTCAAAGTTTTCCGGATTGACttaccttcatatcttaaagtaatgatggactgttgtttatcttttttttatttgagctgttcttgccataatatggacttggtcttttaccaaaaagggctatcttctgtatactacccctaccttgtcacaacacaactgattggctcaaacgcattgagaaggaaatcaattccacaaattaacttctaacaaggcacacctgttaattgaaaggcattccaggtgactacctcatgaagctagttgagagaatgccaagtgtgtgcaaagctgttatcaatgcaaagggtggctgttttgaaaaatctcaaatctcaaatatattttgatttgattaacacttttttgttactacgtgattccatatgtgttatttcatagtttacaatgtataacatagtaaaaataaagaaaaacccttgaatgagtaggtgtgtccaaacttttgactcttactgtatatatacagtatatttgctTTGAACTTGTGGGGCAAGCAAAGGATGAAGACATCAAAGAAAATCAATAATCTGCAGGCCGCCAGTTGTGGAACCCTGGTGTAGGGTAAACACAGGTACTAAGGTTAAGCACATTGCGATTGATAATAATTTGTCACATTCATACCGACACAATTACATTGTGTCCACTTAAGGACATTTTCATTCTGGGCAGGTCTCACATCAAACCCATTGACATGATCAAACCATAGAGAAATAGGATTTTGTTATCAGGTAGTCGTTTACCCAAGGATTCAAACTATAAATTATCTACTGCCCTCTACTGTACTGAATATTACAGAAGCTACTGAGCTTTTACTTGTTTAAAGCATATTACAAATTGCATAGAAAATCTATATTTGTTAATTCTGTCAGGAAAATTAATTATTCATAATGATCAAATTCAAAGTCTTGCAATATTAGTGGTAGTGTCAGAAGGAGTTCCCTTTCACAGATTCAACACACAACCAAATCAGGTTGTACAATCCAATATCTTTCTGATAAAATGTCATATTTTACTAGACAATCCATcatccatgtctgtgtgtgtctttatgtAGAAGTACACATATTATCATAGACAATTTGATAGATATTTGACTACAACGCCTACTTGTTTTATTCAAAACAACTTCATTTCCCAGCATACACCTTCATTTGCATTTATAATCTGATCAGCTGATCTGACCTGGCTGGCAACAACAACAGTCATAGCGCACAGAAATTCGCTAGGGAAGGGGTTGAGGAACAAAACAATGACAAAGCTAGGAAGGATTTCAATGCAATAATATATTTTAAAGTCTCCCGAAACGGATTGGGCTATTTTTCTTTGTATGCTTTTGTTGACCGACCAGTTGTTATCCTAGCATTCGGCTATAATATTATTGACAACCGAGTTTACCAAAACTGTCTAGCTTGGAtaacacagctagctagctagccagccagctaatgttagctgttTCAGACAGGGGCGATTGTGATTTGTTTTCGGTGTTTTGTTGATCAGAACTCGTAGTTTGTCACATTGACATTGGAATAACGTTATTTTAAACTAGCTAACTACGTTAGTTGGCTAACTATTGTTTAAATGTCAAGCTACAGGAAGCTAACTtactagctagctttttttaggCAGCTGTCAGCTAGGTTATTTTATTTTCGAGCTAGGTAGCAATTAGGAAGCTAGCTAACAAGGGAAGTGATTTATGTTTGATTCTAAACAGCTGGCTAGTTTTCCCAGCTGTGGTTTCAAGTTGGTGCCAGTTTGCACATATTCATGTTAGTGTGGTTAGATATATGTTTCAGGGAAGTTGTCTTGCCAAACATTTGTTTTATTGCATACATTGAGTTTCCAGCTTTACTTTGCTGTAACGTATTTATTCTGGCAGTGTTATAATGTTCATGAAGCCAGTTATAACCGTAATGTATGTTGTTGTCAAGAGCAGGTTGACTTAAAATAGCCAGAACAAACATTCAACCATATTGCCTCACAGTATTATATTTGCAATGTGTCACATATTGACATTTTTGTATTAAATGTATGGAATGCTGCAGTAATTGTTGGCTAATAAGCTGTAAAAAATTGTAGTGGATCTTGAACCTTTACAGGTCAATTGGAACACTGTCACCATGCAACCCTGTTAAGTCTACTTACTATGTTCTAGGTGTTGTGTAGGTGTAGCCTATAAAGCACACAATATTTAATACTAAGGTCAAGTGTTATCACTGAAACTActtaattgatatttatttactcTTCTTTTGGGACTATTTGGCGTTATAGTCAAATTACTCCAGCTAGCATAAAACTGTTCAGATTTGGCTTGTGAAGGAAAAATGAGTGGTCATGGTTCATCAGAAAAGGAAATTAACACCAGTCTAATTTGTCAAGAGAGCTATGCTTGTGGTGGCTCAGAAGAGGCTGCTTTTGAATGTGATGAATGTAGAAGCTTGCAGTGTGTTCGCTGTGAGCAGGAACTCCATAGTCAAGAGGGCCTGCAGAACCATGAACGGGTAGCGATAGGCCCATGGCATGTACCCTACTGTGACAACTGCAGAGGAGGGAAGGAAAGGCCAGTGAATGGCCGCCGCCACAGGTCTGTCGTCCGCTGCCAGAACTGCAAAGTCAACTTGTGCCAACCGTGTCGGAAAAGCACCCACAATGGAGGTAACAAGAAGAAGCACCCACTCACTGCCTATCCTCCTCCACCCAAACCTGCAGAGCTCAACTCAACCCCTCCACCCAAACCTGCAGAGATCAACTCAACCCCTCCACCAAAACCTGCAGAGCTCAACTCAACCCCTCCACCCAAACCTGCAGAGATCAACTCTACCCCTCCACCAAAACCTGTTGAAGTCAAATTAACCCCTCCACCCAAACCTGCAGAGATCAATTTAAGCTTATTGGTAGACGAGGCAGAAGTCCAGAAGGCAAAACTTCTGGAGAAAGTCTGCAGTTTTCTTCTGGTTGATGCGAATGAGGAGATGCAGGTGGGTAGTGAAGGGCATAAAAAAAGTCTTGAGTTTTTGCATTCTGTCAGTTTTGTTTCTAAACTAAATTGTGTTTTGTGAAATGGAATTACCTCATCTGCTAACtctactctttttttttttttttctctccaggtAAAGGACGATGGCGCGTTTGTGAAGAAATTGAACTGCAAGCCTGACAAGCTGATCAAGGTGGTGTCCATCTTTGGCAACACAGGAGAGGGCAAATCACACACTCTGAACCACACTTTCTTCATAGGCAGGGAGGTGTTCAAGACCTCCCCCACACAGGAGTCCTGCACAGTGGGGGTGTGGGCGGCATTCGACCCCATCCACAAGGTGGTGGTCATTGACACAGAGGGCCTGCTGGGCAACAGCTCCAACCAGGGCCAAAGAACACGTCTTCTTCTCAAGGTGCTAGCTATCTCCGACCTCATAATCTACCGTACCCATGCTGACCGCCTCCATGACGACCTCTTCAAGTTTCTGTGCGATGCGTCAGACGCCTACCTGAAGCATTTTACCAAGGAGCTGAAGGCCACTACGGCCCGCTGTGGCCTTGACGTGCCTCTGTCCACCCTGGGTCCGGCCGTCGTCATCTTCCATGAGACCGTCCACACCAAGCTGCTGGGCTCAGGTCAGTGCTGAGAAATACTGTAGTCAACACTTACCATAGTGTACTGTACACAAATCGAAGATTGTTACTTGCTGCACTCATCAGTCTCATTGTTATTTCACCTTCCTTGACAGAGTGGAAGCAGGAATACAGTAGATTCATGCATAATGTCAAGAATGCTGCTATAGAAGATCATAAAACATGTGATTTGGTAATTACGGGTGCAAAATCCTACTCCCTTTGACACGCTAAGACTAGTATTTGTTATTCCAACAGAGCTGTTTTGATAGTGTGAACAGGTAACTGACCAGTCAAGCAGTTTGAGTAATCTAGAGACCTTTTCCTTATAAAGTATGTGGCTGTTGAACTGTAAATTATTTTATATCTCTTAaaatatgctgaacaaaaatataaacgcaacatgcaacaatttaaaagattttactgagttacagttcatataaggaaatcagtcaattgaaataaatgaattaggccctaatctatggatttcacatgactgggaatacagatatgcatctgttggtcacagatacagtacCTTTAAAagaaaggtaggggtgtggatcagaaccaATCAGtatggtgtgaccaccatttgccttgtgCTGCACGACACATcacctttgcatagagttgatcagggtgttgattttggcctgtggaatgttgtcctactcCTCATCAATGAGTGTGCGAATTTCTGGATATTGGCAAGAACAGGAACACACTGTCAtgcatgtcgatccagagcatcccaaacattctcaatgggtgatatgtctggtgagtatgcagatcatggaagaattgggacattttcagcttccaggaattgtctgtagattCTTGcgacatgaggtgatggcggtggaatggcacgacaatgggcctcaggatctcatcatggtatttctgtgcattcaaattgccatcgttaaaatgcaattgtgttcgtcgtccgtagcttatgtctgcccataccataactccaccgccaccatggggcactctgttcacaacggtgacatcagcaaaccactcgcccacatgacgccgtacttttatttttattttatctaacctttattaaactaggcaagtcagttaagaattaaatcttatttacaaagacggcctaccaaaaggcctcctgcggggatgggggctgggattaaaaatacattaaattaaaaatataggacaaaacgcacatcatgacaagagacaaaacatcactacataaagagagacctaagacaacagcatggcagcaacacagcatggcagcaacacaacatggcagcaacacaacatggcagcaacacaacatggcagcaacacaacatggcagcagcacatggtagcagcacaaaatagGGTAcaaacaaacattattgggcacagacaacagcacaaagagcaagaaggtagagacaccAATGCATCACTCAAAGCAGCCACAAGTGTTAGTAacagtgtccatgattgagataAAACATACACGTGGTCTACAGTTGTAAAGccggttagacgtactgccaaattctcaaaaatgacagaggtggcttatggtagagaaattaacattaaattctctggcaatagctctgtAGTCAGCATACCAATTTCACGCTCCCTCAAATTGAGACATCTTTGGtattgtgtgacacaactgcacattttagtggccttttattgtccccaggacaaggtgcacctgtgtaataatgctgtttaatcagcttatttatatgccacaactgtcaggtggatggactaccttggcaaaggtgaaatgctcactaacagggatgtaaagcatttgtgcacaaaatttaagagaaataagctgggatttctgggatcttttatttaagctcatgaaacatggaccagcactttacatgttgtgtttatatttttgttcagtgaatGTTGTCTTTAGAATTTGACTTTTTTGTCCTAgaatctttttgttgttgtgaggCACCTTCCATCTCAGTTTTGATTGATCAACGTAATAAGTGAAATGTCCTTTTTATGAAGGGATATATATAAGTTAAGTCTGTCTTCTCCTGTTCTTCGTTCTCCCTCATTTATAACAGACAACTCATCAGAGTCTGTAGATCGGTTGCTACTTGAGCGGTTCAGGAAGCTAGGCCGTTTCCCAGAGGCATTCAGCTCCATCCAGTACCGAGGCACGCGTACCTGCAGCCCCCCAACAGACTTTGGTGTCCTGCAGCGCACCCTGGAGCAGCTGCTGGACAACAACGCCACCCGCTCCCCTCGCTCCCCAGTCGTCATCTTCAAAGCCTTGCAGGTAGTAGACATGCTTATAACTCAGTCAGTAGTCAACTGGCTCCAAAACAGTTTCAAACAGGCTTACATTTACATAAGGCAAACACTAAAACAAGAGCGGGATGTTTTAGCAAGTTGCAAACATTGCTATTCATTAGTTACAGATCTGTTTACTTTCACAATGTTTGAACAATCTAGTCAGGCTATGTGTATGACATTTCTGATgtgttgtttctctctgtctagGCCCTGAGTGAGCGCTTCAATGGGGAGATCTCTGATGAGCTCATAGCCCACAATTGCTTCTTCCCCGATGAGTACTTCACCTGCTCCTGCCTCTGCCTCAGTTGCGGGTAAGTCCTCTCATTTATTTAATTTTCTCCATCTCATGCCACTGACTACAGCGAGGGTTTTAACAAGTCACATTGTTGTTGCTATTTTAGCTCTGGCTGCAAGAACAGCATGAACCACCTTGGGGAGGGGGTGTGTCATGAGGCCAAACACCGCTGCCGTTACTCACCCCAATACGACAATCGCATCTACACCTGTAAGGTTAGTCCTGTGGATATCCTCCGAAATCTTGTACTACCTGAACCCAATGTTGCCATATGACATTCTGAAGATCTGACTAGGTATCAGGCTGACCGCAATGCCTCTGTTGTCCCACTAGGCCTGTTACGAAGGGGGAAAGGAAGTGGTGGTGGTTCCCAAGACCTCTGCGTCCTCAGACTCTCCTTGGCTGGGCCTTGCTAGATACGCTTGGTCAGGGTGAGTGAGAGGTCATCGGTTGGGGttgattttcttttttttgatCTAGAATCACCAATCCATTCATTGCTAACCCTTAGCCATTTACTAACTTATTTGGTGCACTCCAGATATGTCTCCAGATAGTTGTTTGTCttgaagtacagtgcattcggaaagtattcagacccctttttccacaatttgttagttacagccttattctaaaatttattaaattaaacattttcctcatcaatctacacaataccccacaatcaCAAAGCTAGAACAATTTTTGAAAATGTTTACACATTAAAAAAAACTGATACCTTTtacaatttacataagtattcagac is a genomic window of Salvelinus namaycush isolate Seneca chromosome 15, SaNama_1.0, whole genome shotgun sequence containing:
- the LOC120060222 gene encoding zinc finger FYVE domain-containing protein 1-like, which encodes MSGHGSSEKEINTSLICQESYACGGSEEAAFECDECRSLQCVRCEQELHSQEGLQNHERVAIGPWHVPYCDNCRGGKERPVNGRRHRSVVRCQNCKVNLCQPCRKSTHNGGNKKKHPLTAYPPPPKPAELNSTPPPKPAEINSTPPPKPAELNSTPPPKPAEINSTPPPKPVEVKLTPPPKPAEINLSLLVDEAEVQKAKLLEKVCSFLLVDANEEMQVKDDGAFVKKLNCKPDKLIKVVSIFGNTGEGKSHTLNHTFFIGREVFKTSPTQESCTVGVWAAFDPIHKVVVIDTEGLLGNSSNQGQRTRLLLKVLAISDLIIYRTHADRLHDDLFKFLCDASDAYLKHFTKELKATTARCGLDVPLSTLGPAVVIFHETVHTKLLGSDNSSESVDRLLLERFRKLGRFPEAFSSIQYRGTRTCSPPTDFGVLQRTLEQLLDNNATRSPRSPVVIFKALQALSERFNGEISDELIAHNCFFPDEYFTCSCLCLSCGSGCKNSMNHLGEGVCHEAKHRCRYSPQYDNRIYTCKACYEGGKEVVVVPKTSASSDSPWLGLARYAWSGYVIECPNCEVIYRSRQYWYGNQDPVDTVVRTEIQHIWPGADGFLKDNSNAAQRLLDGVNFMAQSVSELSVKPAKAVTSWLTDQIAPTYWKPNSLILTCLKCQEVFQDNDTKHHCRACGEGFCDTCSSKATPVPEKGWGLAPVRVCDTCYEQRATHTELLHAEVEDEEGGNLARKVGEAVSNTLGAVVTAIDIPLGLVKDAARPTYWVPDQDILSCHNCQCSFTAKLSKHHCRACGQGVCDECSLERRPVPSRGWDHPVRVCANCNQKPGDL